In Rhodamnia argentea isolate NSW1041297 chromosome 4, ASM2092103v1, whole genome shotgun sequence, the following proteins share a genomic window:
- the LOC125314816 gene encoding uncharacterized protein LOC125314816, whose product MPSHFLNGARLNLWERLLYKGQHIYPFSSQHAFDKIISVHRLFSPSEGVPVDLNSTPCEDPRISGPPTTMVQALQTSIELSKLEALGAFKKILRTCGTIVAPPVQRIRDAKLRDEAAVELAKLVCAEISCKKTTEILQFFKGNESISSATSEGIVEILEVCLKSFPELIWTTFDGKSWLAIAVEHRQEEVCSLFLAANSNVNPSFIPSTPEYDESKAMLEAAARFSPNFGYLSDVPGAAFQMQKELQWFKAVEGWVNPHQKIVMTSLEEEEMEGNKAVYETYWHIFLGEHEELLKNGEKWMKSTSSSFLLISTLIAMALFIAALIVPGGNNDTGIPILLGKDSFVVFAILDTVGLFFSAAAILSFSAILASSSEPEDFLHSLPKKLIIGLSSLFFSLAFMVAAFAAALTIVLDERLKRAWIPVTVLGCLPAALFAVLQLPLLFQVVKSTFGPSIFRPRKI is encoded by the exons ATGCCGTCTCACTTTCTTAACGGAGCTAGGCTCAACCTCTGGGAAAGATTGCTATACAAAGGTCAGCACATCTACCCATTTTCTTCTCAGCATGCATTTGATAAGATCATATCTGTTCACCGGCTCTTTTCTCCATCTGAAGGTGTTCCGGTGGACTTGAACTCCACACCATGTGAAGATCCAAGGATATCGGGGCCACCAACTACAATGGTTCAAG CACTTCAGACGAGTATAGAGTTATCCAAGCTTGAAGCACTTGGAGCTTTTAAAAAGATTCTCAGGACTTGTGGCACTATTGTGG CTCCGCCAGTCCAGAGGATTCGCGATGCAAAGCTGAGAGACGAGGCAGCTGTTGAGTTGGCAAAACTTGTTTGCGCCGAGATTTCATGTAAGAAAACAACTGAGATCCTCCAGTTTTTCAAAGGCAATGAGAGCATCTCCAGCGCCACGTCCGAAGGAATCGTTGAAATACTGGAGGTATGTCTCAAGTCCTTCCCGGAGTTAATCTGGACCACTTTTGATGGTAAAAGTTGGCTGGCGATTGCTGTGGAGCATCGCCAAGAGGAGGTTTGCAGTCTCTTTCTGGCGGCCAACTCGAATGTTAATCCGTCCTTCATTCCTTCCACACCCGAATATGATGAGTCCAAGGCCATGTTGGAAGCGGCAGCACGGTTTTCACCTAATTTTGGCTATTTGAGCGATGTCCCTGGAGCAGCTTTCCAGATGCAGAAAGAACTCCAATGGTTCAAG GCTGTGGAAGGGTGGGTCAATCCTCATCAAAAGATAGTGATGACGTctctcgaagaagaagaaatggaaggaaATAAGGCAGTGTATGAGACATATTGGCATATATTCCTAGGTGAACACGAGGAATTGCTTAAGAAtggagaaaaatggatgaagaGTACTTCAAGTTCATTCTTGCTCATCTCAACTCTAATCGCTATGGCCCTGTTCATAGCGGCTTTGATTGTACCAGGAGGCAACAACGATACCGGGATCCCCATATTGTTAGGAAAGGACTCTTTCGTGGTTTTTGCGATTTTAGATACGGTAGGCTTGTTCTTCTCGGCGGCAGCCATCTTATCATTCTCGGCCATCCTAGCTTCATCTTCCGAGCCGGAAGATTTTCTCCACTCGTTGCCGAAGAAGCTGATAATCGGCCTGTCCTCCCTCTTTTTCTCCCTGGCTTTCATGGTTGCAGCCTTTGCTGCTGCTCTTACCATTGTGTTGGATGAGAGACTCAAGCGGGCGTGGATTCCAGTTACTGTACTCGGTTGTCTTCCCGCGGCGTTGTTTGCTGTGCTGCAGCTTCCATTGCTTTTTCAAGTTGTTAAATCTACCTTCGGACCGAGCATCTTCCGGCCCAGAAAGATTTGA